Proteins from a genomic interval of Thamnophis elegans isolate rThaEle1 chromosome 2, rThaEle1.pri, whole genome shotgun sequence:
- the LSM3 gene encoding LOW QUALITY PROTEIN: U6 snRNA-associated Sm-like protein LSm3 (The sequence of the model RefSeq protein was modified relative to this genomic sequence to represent the inferred CDS: inserted 1 base in 1 codon; deleted 1 base in 1 codon), with protein sequence MADEVDQQQTTNTVEEPLDLIRLSLDERIYVKMRNDRELRGRLHAYDQHLNMILGDVKRCXPLEIDEETYEEIYKSTKRNLPLLFVRGDGVVLVAPPLRVC encoded by the exons ATGGCGGACGAGGTGGATCAG caaCAAACTACCAACACTGTAGAAGAGCCTTTGGATCTCATCAGGCTTAGTCTTGATGAACGGATTTATGTAAAAATGAGGAATGACCGAGAACTTCGAGGCAGGTTACAT GCATATGACCAGCATTTAAATATGATTTTGGGTGATGTTAAGAGAT GACCACTAGAAATTGATGAAGAAACTTACGAAGAGATTTATAAG TCTACCAAGAGGAATCTTCCA CTGCTGTTTGTCAGAGGAGATGGAGTTGTATTGGTTGCTCCTCCACTGCGGGTTTGCTGA